From a single Vitis vinifera cultivar Pinot Noir 40024 chromosome 18, ASM3070453v1 genomic region:
- the LOC104877452 gene encoding uncharacterized protein LOC104877452 isoform X1, whose translation MAVTGVAVNCYWNGRVKKESNDVVYEGAKVNVMPIKVFHGTTYAGLLDKIYATTAIARQNFELNIICRYPISSQEYKPIPIKNDEGGELLLEVPSRSGVYCVEIYLEEEPAPLRVLEATALLTKETNAVEVGDDGKNNGETSSKLSNDSPKIDDNKVLIGDRRKWEELNINCLVNVFQKVGMETLLLDVPLVCKSWYKATLHPMCWQHLIFPENFEAFADRIMKEYQKEIPITSFIKFIVNRSSRCATTLMLPYAAVKKGWSMLLSSVLL comes from the exons ATGGCTGTGACGGGTGTTGCAGTGAATTGCTATTGGAACGGGAGAGTGAAAAAGGAATCGAATGATGTTGTTTACGAAGGTGCCAAGGTGAATGTCATGCCTATTAAGGTGTTCCATGGAACTACCTATGCTGGATTGTTGGACAAAATCTATGCAACCACCGCCATAGCCAGACAGAATTTTGAGTTGAACATCATATGCAGATATCCTATTTCTTCACAGGAGTATAAACCGATCCCTATAAAGAATGATGAGGGGGGGGAACTTTTGTTGGAAGTGCCCAGCAGATCTGGAGTGTACTGTGTAGAAATATATTTGGAGGAAGAACCAGCACCCTTACGGGTACTTGAAGCAACTGCTTTGCTAACAAAAGAGACTAATGCAGTGGAGGTGGGTGATGATGGTAAAAATAATGGGGAGACTTCATCCAAGCTCTCAAATGATTCTCCTAAAATTGACGACAACAAAGTACtg ATTGGGGATCGAAGAAAGTGGGAGGAGTTAAACATCAACTGTTTGGTGAATGTATTTCAGAAAGTGGGAATGGAGACACTGTTGTTGGATGTCCCCTTGGTATGCAAGTCATGGTATAAAGCAACCCTCCATCCTATGTGCTGGCAACACCTTATTTTTCCAGAAAACTTCGAGGCATTTGCAGACAGGATAATGAAGGAATATCAAAAGGAAATTCCTATCACTTCATTCATAAAGTTCATCGTCAATCGCAGCAGTAGATGTGCTACTACTCTTATGCTGCCCTACGCTGCAGTGAAGAAGGGTTGGAGTATGCTGCTAAGCA GTGTCCTGCTTTAA
- the LOC104877452 gene encoding uncharacterized protein LOC104877452 isoform X2 — translation MPIKVFHGTTYAGLLDKIYATTAIARQNFELNIICRYPISSQEYKPIPIKNDEGGELLLEVPSRSGVYCVEIYLEEEPAPLRVLEATALLTKETNAVEVGDDGKNNGETSSKLSNDSPKIDDNKVLIGDRRKWEELNINCLVNVFQKVGMETLLLDVPLVCKSWYKATLHPMCWQHLIFPENFEAFADRIMKEYQKEIPITSFIKFIVNRSSRCATTLMLPYAAVKKGWSMLLSSVLL, via the exons ATGCCTATTAAGGTGTTCCATGGAACTACCTATGCTGGATTGTTGGACAAAATCTATGCAACCACCGCCATAGCCAGACAGAATTTTGAGTTGAACATCATATGCAGATATCCTATTTCTTCACAGGAGTATAAACCGATCCCTATAAAGAATGATGAGGGGGGGGAACTTTTGTTGGAAGTGCCCAGCAGATCTGGAGTGTACTGTGTAGAAATATATTTGGAGGAAGAACCAGCACCCTTACGGGTACTTGAAGCAACTGCTTTGCTAACAAAAGAGACTAATGCAGTGGAGGTGGGTGATGATGGTAAAAATAATGGGGAGACTTCATCCAAGCTCTCAAATGATTCTCCTAAAATTGACGACAACAAAGTACtg ATTGGGGATCGAAGAAAGTGGGAGGAGTTAAACATCAACTGTTTGGTGAATGTATTTCAGAAAGTGGGAATGGAGACACTGTTGTTGGATGTCCCCTTGGTATGCAAGTCATGGTATAAAGCAACCCTCCATCCTATGTGCTGGCAACACCTTATTTTTCCAGAAAACTTCGAGGCATTTGCAGACAGGATAATGAAGGAATATCAAAAGGAAATTCCTATCACTTCATTCATAAAGTTCATCGTCAATCGCAGCAGTAGATGTGCTACTACTCTTATGCTGCCCTACGCTGCAGTGAAGAAGGGTTGGAGTATGCTGCTAAGCA GTGTCCTGCTTTAA
- the LOC100853816 gene encoding putative F-box/LRR-repeat protein 23 isoform X2, whose amino-acid sequence MEERKWEALNMDILVNVFGRVGMESLLLDVPFVCKPWYKASREPQCWEDLIFPEYIKPDDIWGEDSPDRGFSERLVTTYQENLSVTAFMRFIVNRSCGCATIIKLPKDCTEEALEYIANECPRLKALDVVFNNFSMEDIIPKLSKWKSLELMRLGKFHVGLFHMKSVLPQIGLHCNNFIWLSAPHASIEKDEASAIVASLPRLKYLDLHYSFFEKEALVMILQGCKKLVHLDVRKCFGFCDDDAEILELASHIPVFMCEGSGIIPEIGTSYLRDRRLDHELYCDQINHDDCVYDLFDYDDLFDGL is encoded by the exons ATGGAGGAACGAAAATGGGAGGCGTTAAACATGGATATTTTAGTGAATGTGTTTGGAAGAGTGGGAATGGAGTCGTTGTTGTTGGATGTTCCCTTTGTATGCAAGCCTTGGTATAAAGCGAGCCGCGAACCTCAGTGCTGGGAGGATCTTATTTTTCCTGAATACATCAAACCTGACGATATATGGGGAGAAGACAGCCCCGACAGGGGCTTTTCAGAGAGGTTAGTGACTACATATCAAGAAAACTTGTCTGTCACTGCATTCATGAGGTTCATAGTTAACCGTAGCTGTGGATGTGCCACAATCATCAAACTCCCCAAAGACTGCACCGAGGAGGCACTGGAGTATATTGCAAACGA GTGTCCCAGATTAAAGGCTTTGGATGtggtttttaataatttttctatggaAGATATTATTCCAAAACTAAGCAAGTGGAAAAGCTTGGAACTGATGAGACTAGGGAAATTTCATGTAGGGCTATTTCACATGAAATCTGTCCTACCACAGATCGGTCTTCACTGCAACAACTTCATTTGGCTATCAGCTCCACATGCCTCCATTGAGAAAGATGAAGCATCGGCCATTGTGGCCTCACTGCCAAGACTCAAGTACTTGGATCTACATTACTCATTTTTTGAGAAGGAAGCTCTAGTGATGATATTGCAGGGCTGCAAAAAGCTTGTTCATTTAGACGTCAGGAAGTGCTTTGGTTTTTGTGATGATGATGCCGAGATATTGGAGCTTGCTTCACATATTCCTGTATTCATGTGTGAAGGGTCGGGCATAATACCTGAGATAGGAACCAGTTATCTGCGTGACCGCAGGCTTGACCATGAGCTATACTGCGATCAAATTAATCACGATGACTGTGTTTATGATTTATTCGATtatgatgatttgtttgacgGTTTGTGA
- the LOC100853816 gene encoding putative F-box/LRR-repeat protein 19 isoform X1 has translation MGGKIISFSDYSPFSLQSATFNRSQTEISPLLLLLRFLIDQLRMEERKWEALNMDILVNVFGRVGMESLLLDVPFVCKPWYKASREPQCWEDLIFPEYIKPDDIWGEDSPDRGFSERLVTTYQENLSVTAFMRFIVNRSCGCATIIKLPKDCTEEALEYIANECPRLKALDVVFNNFSMEDIIPKLSKWKSLELMRLGKFHVGLFHMKSVLPQIGLHCNNFIWLSAPHASIEKDEASAIVASLPRLKYLDLHYSFFEKEALVMILQGCKKLVHLDVRKCFGFCDDDAEILELASHIPVFMCEGSGIIPEIGTSYLRDRRLDHELYCDQINHDDCVYDLFDYDDLFDGL, from the exons ATGGGAGGAAAAATCATTTCCTTTTCGGACTACTCTCCCTTTAGTCTTCAGTCTGCAACCTTTAATCGCTCTCAAACAGAGATATCCCCATTACTGTTGCTGCTTCGGTTTCTCATAGATCAACTTCGG ATGGAGGAACGAAAATGGGAGGCGTTAAACATGGATATTTTAGTGAATGTGTTTGGAAGAGTGGGAATGGAGTCGTTGTTGTTGGATGTTCCCTTTGTATGCAAGCCTTGGTATAAAGCGAGCCGCGAACCTCAGTGCTGGGAGGATCTTATTTTTCCTGAATACATCAAACCTGACGATATATGGGGAGAAGACAGCCCCGACAGGGGCTTTTCAGAGAGGTTAGTGACTACATATCAAGAAAACTTGTCTGTCACTGCATTCATGAGGTTCATAGTTAACCGTAGCTGTGGATGTGCCACAATCATCAAACTCCCCAAAGACTGCACCGAGGAGGCACTGGAGTATATTGCAAACGA GTGTCCCAGATTAAAGGCTTTGGATGtggtttttaataatttttctatggaAGATATTATTCCAAAACTAAGCAAGTGGAAAAGCTTGGAACTGATGAGACTAGGGAAATTTCATGTAGGGCTATTTCACATGAAATCTGTCCTACCACAGATCGGTCTTCACTGCAACAACTTCATTTGGCTATCAGCTCCACATGCCTCCATTGAGAAAGATGAAGCATCGGCCATTGTGGCCTCACTGCCAAGACTCAAGTACTTGGATCTACATTACTCATTTTTTGAGAAGGAAGCTCTAGTGATGATATTGCAGGGCTGCAAAAAGCTTGTTCATTTAGACGTCAGGAAGTGCTTTGGTTTTTGTGATGATGATGCCGAGATATTGGAGCTTGCTTCACATATTCCTGTATTCATGTGTGAAGGGTCGGGCATAATACCTGAGATAGGAACCAGTTATCTGCGTGACCGCAGGCTTGACCATGAGCTATACTGCGATCAAATTAATCACGATGACTGTGTTTATGATTTATTCGATtatgatgatttgtttgacgGTTTGTGA
- the LOC132252645 gene encoding uncharacterized protein LOC132252645 isoform X1, producing MAVTGVAVNCYWNGRVKKESNDVVYEGAKVNVMPIKVFHGTTYAGLLDKIYATTAIARQNFELNIICRYPISSQEYKPIPIKNDEGGELLLEVPSRSGVYCVEIYLEEEPAPLRVLEATALLTKETNAVEVGDDGKNNGETSSKLSNDSPKIDDNKVLIGDRRKWEELNINCLVNVFQKVGMETLLLDVPLVCKSWYKATLHPMCWQHLIFPENFEAFADRIIKEYQKEIPITSFIKFIVNRSSRCATTLMLPNRCSEEGLEYAAKECPALKVFGLHGYLSLKNASVIPKLIRNWKNLEVLRLRRAPYYVPEILIQISLHCKNFFQLMLPKSYVGANEASAIVTHLPKIKHLFLKGATIEKKNLVMILRCCRELVRLDVRDCFLFEESDAETLELASHIPSFRCEGSTHINNYEDRELQIALCRMEGNNFSFGKWDNPFDWNFVS from the exons ATGGCTGTGACGGGTGTTGCAGTGAATTGCTATTGGAACGGGAGAGTGAAAAAGGAATCGAATGATGTTGTTTACGAAGGTGCCAAGGTGAATGTCATGCCTATTAAGGTGTTCCATGGAACTACCTATGCTGGATTGTTGGACAAAATCTATGCAACCACCGCCATCGCCAGACAGAATTTTGAGTTGAACATCATATGCAGATATCCTATTTCTTCACAGGAGTATAAACCGATCCCTATAAAGAATGATGAGGGGGGGGAACTTTTGTTGGAAGTGCCCAGCAGATCTGGAGTGTACTGTGTAGAAATATATTTGGAGGAAGAACCAGCACCCTTACGGGTACTTGAAGCAACTGCTTTGCTAACAAAAGAGACTAATGCAGTGGAGGTGGGTGATGATGGTAAAAATAATGGGGAGACTTCATCCAAGCTCTCAAATGATTCTCCTAAAATTGACGACAACAAAGTACtg ATTGGGGATCGAAGAAAGTGGGAGGAGTTAAACATCAACTGTTTGGTGAATGTATTTCAGAAAGTGGGAATGGAGACACTGTTGTTGGATGTCCCCTTGGTATGCAAATCATGGTATAAAGCAACCCTCCATCCTATGTGCTGGCAACACCTTATTTTTCCAGAAAACTTCGAGGCATTTGCAGACAGGATAATAAAGGAATATCAAAAGGAAATTCCTATCACTTCATTCATAAAGTTCATCGTCAATCGCAGCAGTAGATGTGCTACTACTCTTATGCTGCCCAACCGCTGCAGTGAAGAAGGGTTGGAGTATGCTGCTAAGGA GTGTCCTGCTTTAAAGGTTTTCGGTCTCCATGGTTATCTATCTCTCAAAAATGCAAGTGTCATTCCCAAGCTGATCAGAAACTGGAAaaatcttgaagtattgagactgAGGAGGGCCCCCTATTATGTACCAGAGATCCTCATTCAAATCAGTCTTCATTGCAAGAATTTCTTTCAGCTAATGCTTCCAAAGTCCTACGTCGGGGCCAATGAAGCGTCCGCCATTGTCACGCATCTGCCAAAGATTAAGCACTTGTTTCTAAAAGGAGCAACCATTGAGAAGAAGAATCTAGTGATGATACTGCGGTGCTGCAGAGAGCTTGTGAGGTTAGACGTGAGGGACTGCTTTCTTTTTGAGGAGAGTGATGCTGAGACATTGGAGCTTGCTTCACATATTCCTTCATTCAGGTGTGAAGGATCAACCCATATAAACAATTATGAGGACAGAGAACTCCAGATTGCTTTATGCAGAATGGAGggaaacaatttttcttttggtaAATGGGACAACCCATTTGATTGGAACTTTGTGAGCTGA
- the LOC132252645 gene encoding F-box/LRR-repeat protein At3g48880-like isoform X2, which produces MPIKVFHGTTYAGLLDKIYATTAIARQNFELNIICRYPISSQEYKPIPIKNDEGGELLLEVPSRSGVYCVEIYLEEEPAPLRVLEATALLTKETNAVEVGDDGKNNGETSSKLSNDSPKIDDNKVLIGDRRKWEELNINCLVNVFQKVGMETLLLDVPLVCKSWYKATLHPMCWQHLIFPENFEAFADRIIKEYQKEIPITSFIKFIVNRSSRCATTLMLPNRCSEEGLEYAAKECPALKVFGLHGYLSLKNASVIPKLIRNWKNLEVLRLRRAPYYVPEILIQISLHCKNFFQLMLPKSYVGANEASAIVTHLPKIKHLFLKGATIEKKNLVMILRCCRELVRLDVRDCFLFEESDAETLELASHIPSFRCEGSTHINNYEDRELQIALCRMEGNNFSFGKWDNPFDWNFVS; this is translated from the exons ATGCCTATTAAGGTGTTCCATGGAACTACCTATGCTGGATTGTTGGACAAAATCTATGCAACCACCGCCATCGCCAGACAGAATTTTGAGTTGAACATCATATGCAGATATCCTATTTCTTCACAGGAGTATAAACCGATCCCTATAAAGAATGATGAGGGGGGGGAACTTTTGTTGGAAGTGCCCAGCAGATCTGGAGTGTACTGTGTAGAAATATATTTGGAGGAAGAACCAGCACCCTTACGGGTACTTGAAGCAACTGCTTTGCTAACAAAAGAGACTAATGCAGTGGAGGTGGGTGATGATGGTAAAAATAATGGGGAGACTTCATCCAAGCTCTCAAATGATTCTCCTAAAATTGACGACAACAAAGTACtg ATTGGGGATCGAAGAAAGTGGGAGGAGTTAAACATCAACTGTTTGGTGAATGTATTTCAGAAAGTGGGAATGGAGACACTGTTGTTGGATGTCCCCTTGGTATGCAAATCATGGTATAAAGCAACCCTCCATCCTATGTGCTGGCAACACCTTATTTTTCCAGAAAACTTCGAGGCATTTGCAGACAGGATAATAAAGGAATATCAAAAGGAAATTCCTATCACTTCATTCATAAAGTTCATCGTCAATCGCAGCAGTAGATGTGCTACTACTCTTATGCTGCCCAACCGCTGCAGTGAAGAAGGGTTGGAGTATGCTGCTAAGGA GTGTCCTGCTTTAAAGGTTTTCGGTCTCCATGGTTATCTATCTCTCAAAAATGCAAGTGTCATTCCCAAGCTGATCAGAAACTGGAAaaatcttgaagtattgagactgAGGAGGGCCCCCTATTATGTACCAGAGATCCTCATTCAAATCAGTCTTCATTGCAAGAATTTCTTTCAGCTAATGCTTCCAAAGTCCTACGTCGGGGCCAATGAAGCGTCCGCCATTGTCACGCATCTGCCAAAGATTAAGCACTTGTTTCTAAAAGGAGCAACCATTGAGAAGAAGAATCTAGTGATGATACTGCGGTGCTGCAGAGAGCTTGTGAGGTTAGACGTGAGGGACTGCTTTCTTTTTGAGGAGAGTGATGCTGAGACATTGGAGCTTGCTTCACATATTCCTTCATTCAGGTGTGAAGGATCAACCCATATAAACAATTATGAGGACAGAGAACTCCAGATTGCTTTATGCAGAATGGAGggaaacaatttttcttttggtaAATGGGACAACCCATTTGATTGGAACTTTGTGAGCTGA
- the LOC132253196 gene encoding putative F-box/LRR-repeat protein 19 yields the protein MEGRKWEELNMDILVNVFGRVGMESLLLDVPFVCKSWYKASREPQCWEHLIFPEYIKSDDIWEEDSPDRGFAERLVTTYQENLSVTAFMKFIVNRSGGCATIIKLPKDCTEEALEYIANECPRLKALDVVFNNFSMEDIIPKLSKWKSLELMRLGKFHVGLFHMKSVLPQIGLHCNNFIWLSAPHASIEKDEASAIVASLPRLKYLDLHYSFFEKEALVMILQGCKKLVHLDVRKCFGFCDDDAEILELASHIPVFMCEGSGIIPEIGTSYLRDRRLDHELYCDQINHDDCVYDLFDYDDLFDGL from the exons ATGGAGGGACGAAAATGGGAGGAGTTAAACATGGATATTTTGGTGAATGTGTTTGGAAGAGTGGGAATGGAGTCGTTGTTGTTGGATGTTCCCTTTGTATGTAAGTCTTGGTATAAAGCGAGCCGCGAACCTCAGTGCTGGGAGCATCTTATTTTTCCTGAATACATCAAATCTGACGATATATGGGAAGAAGACAGCCCCGACAGGGGCTTTGCAGAGAGGTTAGTGACTACATATCAAGAAAACTTGTCTGTCACTGCATTCATGAAGTTCATAGTTAACCGTAGCGGTGGATGTGCCACAATCATCAAACTCCCCAAAGACTGCACCGAGGAGGCACTGGAGTATATTGCAAACGA GTGTCCCAGATTAAAGGCTTTGGATGtggtttttaataatttttctatggaAGATATTATTCCAAAACTAAGCAAGTGGAAAAGCTTGGAACTGATGAGACTAGGGAAATTTCATGTAGGGCTATTTCACATGAAATCTGTCCTACCACAGATCGGTCTTCACTGCAACAACTTCATTTGGCTATCAGCTCCACATGCCTCCATTGAGAAAGATGAAGCATCGGCCATTGTGGCCTCATTGCCAAGACTCAAGTACTTGGATCTACATTACTCATTTTTTGAGAAGGAAGCTCTAGTGATGATATTGCAGGGCTGCAAAAAGCTTGTTCATTTAGACGTCAGGAAGTGCTTTGGTTTTTGTGATGATGATGCCGAGATATTGGAGCTTGCTTCACATATTCCTGTATTCATGTGTGAAGGGTCGGGCATAATACCTGAGATAGGAACCAGTTATCTGCGTGACCGCAGGCTTGACCATGAGCTATACTGCGATCAAATTAATCACGATGACTGTGTTTATGATTTATTCGATtatgatgatttgtttgacgGTTTGTGA